The following coding sequences are from one Legionella adelaidensis window:
- the lptM gene encoding LPS translocon maturation chaperone LptM, translated as MMIGCGQRGPLYLPKPLPQKTSEDISLKK; from the coding sequence ATGATGATTGGATGCGGCCAACGAGGCCCTTTATATTTACCGAAGCCGTTGCCTCAAAAAACATCCGAAGATATAAGCTTAAAAAAATGA
- the dapF gene encoding diaminopimelate epimerase, with amino-acid sequence MKITFTKMHGLGNDFIVLDTIRQKINLAQLDIKYLSDRHTGIGFDQCLIIEPSEDPAIDFLYKIYNSDGKEVGQCGNGARCLARYVAHYQLSQKKIITVATKTTRMELQINKDDTVTVDMGLPKLHPVDIPFLNDTQQKTYTVPSLNGENFAMYLINVGNPHAVLLVPQVEEAKVQEIGSYICHHPLFPEQVNVGFMEVINPQHVKLRVFERGCGETMACGSGAVAAAALGRLYLNLDSTITVSLPGGDLQIHWESPHSPIYLTGPATFVYQGFLL; translated from the coding sequence ATGAAAATTACATTTACAAAAATGCATGGTCTTGGAAACGATTTTATAGTTCTTGATACTATCCGCCAAAAAATAAATCTTGCTCAACTGGACATTAAATACTTAAGTGATCGCCATACCGGCATTGGATTTGATCAATGTTTAATTATTGAGCCTAGCGAAGATCCTGCGATTGATTTTCTATATAAAATTTATAATTCTGATGGAAAAGAAGTGGGGCAATGCGGTAATGGTGCACGATGTTTAGCTCGTTATGTAGCACATTACCAATTATCACAAAAAAAAATTATCACAGTTGCGACTAAAACCACGCGAATGGAATTACAAATAAATAAAGATGATACGGTGACTGTGGATATGGGATTACCGAAACTACACCCGGTTGATATCCCTTTTTTAAACGATACCCAGCAAAAAACTTATACTGTCCCTTCTCTCAATGGTGAAAATTTTGCCATGTATTTAATTAATGTGGGAAATCCTCATGCGGTTTTACTGGTTCCCCAGGTTGAAGAAGCAAAAGTACAAGAGATCGGCAGTTATATCTGTCATCATCCCCTATTCCCTGAGCAGGTAAATGTTGGCTTTATGGAAGTAATAAATCCACAGCACGTTAAATTGCGCGTTTTTGAACGTGGTTGTGGTGAAACAATGGCTTGTGGAAGTGGAGCAGTTGCAGCGGCAGCACTAGGTCGGCTTTATTTAAATTTAGATAGCACAATTACCGTTTCCCTGCCTGGAGGGGACTTACAAATTCA